A single genomic interval of Trichocoleus desertorum ATA4-8-CV12 harbors:
- a CDS encoding restriction endonuclease subunit S: MSDELTELPDGWIWTDIKSIASVITGKTPSTSNSAFWEGDIPFVTPSQIDPSGRMLLPNRTLTQLGAAQARIIPENSTLAVCIGTVGKIGLLNCPSVINQQLNALVPAQIVSAHFLYYWSQYFLRSWIIENASATVNAAILNKSRLETAPVVLPPVNEQKRIVAKIEELRDRYQRAKQALEQAHQLEHLLVAHYTTSWDEGKLGNHIEARNELAGDYWYKYPVVGLSNEGCITERREPLGEKSAPKCKVIRSGDIVFNPIRFSIGSIARYRKDEPAIVSPEYQVFQTKGTMSSELLCRYLRSRSGQSRLEIETQGSVRYRVYLRNLQQLVMPIAPPELQAEAEQFFLCLNRTFEWVDQAITKIPQLEQAILAKAFRGELVEQDPNDEPASVLLDCIRAEREKADNGKKTKGKRAKQLKLEV; encoded by the coding sequence ATGAGTGACGAATTGACAGAACTACCTGATGGTTGGATCTGGACAGATATCAAAAGTATTGCATCTGTAATTACTGGAAAAACTCCATCCACTAGTAATTCAGCTTTTTGGGAGGGTGACATCCCATTTGTAACGCCATCACAAATTGATCCTTCTGGTAGAATGTTGCTTCCTAACAGGACTTTAACTCAGTTAGGAGCGGCGCAAGCTCGTATCATTCCTGAAAACAGCACTTTAGCAGTTTGCATAGGAACTGTTGGAAAAATTGGCTTACTCAATTGCCCATCTGTAATCAATCAACAGCTTAATGCTTTAGTACCTGCTCAAATAGTTTCTGCTCATTTTCTCTACTACTGGTCACAATATTTCCTACGCTCCTGGATTATTGAGAACGCATCTGCCACGGTCAACGCAGCAATTTTGAATAAAAGCCGATTGGAAACTGCTCCTGTAGTTCTTCCACCTGTCAATGAGCAAAAGCGGATTGTTGCCAAGATTGAGGAGTTGCGCGATCGCTATCAACGGGCAAAACAAGCACTTGAGCAAGCCCACCAGCTTGAACATCTTTTAGTTGCTCACTACACAACCTCATGGGATGAAGGAAAACTTGGTAATCATATAGAAGCCCGTAATGAATTAGCTGGAGATTACTGGTACAAATATCCAGTCGTTGGGCTATCTAATGAAGGGTGTATTACCGAGCGTAGAGAGCCTTTAGGAGAAAAGTCTGCTCCAAAATGCAAAGTTATTCGCTCTGGCGATATTGTATTCAATCCAATCAGATTTAGTATTGGCTCAATTGCAAGGTATCGAAAGGATGAACCTGCAATTGTTAGCCCAGAGTATCAAGTTTTTCAGACTAAAGGCACCATGTCATCAGAGCTACTTTGTCGCTATCTCCGTAGTCGTTCAGGACAAAGCCGCTTAGAAATTGAGACTCAAGGCAGTGTTCGCTATAGAGTGTATCTTCGCAATCTTCAGCAGCTAGTTATGCCGATTGCTCCGCCTGAACTCCAAGCAGAAGCAGAGCAGTTTTTCCTTTGCCTCAACAGGACTTTTGAGTGGGTAGACCAAGCAATTACAAAAATCCCTCAACTAGAACAAGCAATCCTTGCCAAAGCCTTTCGAGGTGAGCTGGTTGAACAAGATCCCAACGATGAACCTGCTTCCGTATTACTCGACTGCATTCGAGCCGAGCGGGAAAAAGCAGATAACGGGAAAAAGACCAAAGGAAAACGAGCCAAGCAACTCAAGCTGGAGGTGTGA
- a CDS encoding DUF86 domain-containing protein: protein MQANNRDATSLWDMAQAIRRIQEFTQGASLEDYLASVFMQSAVERQFEILGEAARRISLEFQQAHTQIDWRNAIGLRNIIAHRYEQVRQEVLWQILTTELPGLLLQVEALLPPLPEEEDET, encoded by the coding sequence ATGCAAGCGAATAACCGTGATGCAACCTCTTTGTGGGATATGGCGCAGGCAATCAGGCGCATTCAAGAATTCACTCAAGGAGCTTCATTAGAAGATTATCTAGCTAGCGTTTTTATGCAGAGTGCTGTAGAGCGTCAGTTTGAAATTTTGGGTGAAGCTGCACGACGAATATCATTGGAATTTCAACAGGCGCACACACAAATCGATTGGCGAAATGCAATTGGGTTACGAAATATTATTGCTCATCGTTATGAACAAGTTAGGCAGGAAGTTTTGTGGCAGATACTCACAACAGAATTACCAGGATTGTTATTACAGGTAGAAGCATTATTGCCCCCATTGCCTGAAGAAGAGGACGAAACATAA
- a CDS encoding nucleotidyltransferase domain-containing protein codes for MYNLELDLQQIIRDRLHVSLSDIEAYCQRWQITEFALFGSVLRDDFRPDSSDVDVLITFAPAYCLTLSSWLDMQEEIENLFGRKVDLTQKQLLKNPYSRAEILKTNRVIYASE; via the coding sequence ATGTACAACCTTGAACTCGATTTACAGCAGATCATCCGCGATCGCCTCCATGTTTCTCTATCAGATATCGAGGCTTACTGTCAGCGTTGGCAGATTACCGAATTTGCGCTGTTTGGTTCAGTGTTACGAGATGACTTTCGCCCCGATAGTAGTGATGTCGATGTTTTAATTACTTTTGCTCCTGCTTACTGTTTAACGCTTTCTAGCTGGCTAGATATGCAGGAGGAAATAGAAAATCTATTTGGCAGGAAAGTTGATCTAACTCAAAAGCAGTTACTTAAAAATCCCTATAGTAGAGCTGAGATTCTGAAGACCAATCGAGTGATTTATGCAAGCGAATAA
- a CDS encoding nucleotidyltransferase family protein, protein MKTLEEVKERLTQIKPRLQQAYRVTELGIFGSYARQEQTEASDVDVLIDYDQAPTLFKLVELREDLSEVLGMKVDVVTKNGLKPRIRERVLSEVVYL, encoded by the coding sequence ATGAAAACGCTTGAGGAAGTTAAAGAGCGCTTGACCCAAATTAAGCCACGGTTGCAGCAAGCTTACCGAGTGACCGAGTTGGGCATCTTCGGTTCCTATGCTCGGCAAGAGCAGACTGAGGCAAGTGATGTGGATGTGTTGATTGACTACGATCAGGCTCCGACGTTATTTAAGTTGGTTGAACTGCGGGAAGATTTGAGCGAAGTGCTGGGGATGAAGGTGGATGTGGTCACCAAAAATGGCTTAAAACCGAGAATTCGAGAGCGGGTCTTATCTGAGGTTGTTTATCTATAA
- a CDS encoding type II toxin-antitoxin system HicA family toxin — MHEPLTNRQFSDDGQAAEKLGFEAVRQKGSHVREILREIELSPDEFLRELEGL; from the coding sequence GTGCATGAGCCGTTGACCAATCGTCAATTTTCAGACGATGGACAAGCTGCTGAAAAGTTAGGGTTTGAGGCAGTGAGGCAAAAAGGAAGCCACGTTCGAGAAATTTTACGAGAAATCGAGCTAAGCCCAGATGAATTTTTGCGTGAATTAGAAGGTTTGTAG
- a CDS encoding type II toxin-antitoxin system HicB family antitoxin, giving the protein MKTFTAYVEYDPETKLYVGIVPGVTGAHTQAESLDELQINLKEVLELCLEEYGNELENLPRFVGIQQIEVSA; this is encoded by the coding sequence ATGAAAACCTTTACCGCTTACGTGGAATATGATCCAGAGACAAAACTTTATGTTGGGATTGTTCCAGGGGTTACGGGGGCACATACCCAAGCAGAGAGCTTAGATGAGTTGCAAATCAACCTCAAGGAAGTGCTGGAACTTTGCCTAGAGGAGTACGGCAATGAGTTAGAGAATTTGCCGAGATTTGTAGGCATTCAACAGATTGAGGTCAGTGCATGA
- a CDS encoding type I restriction-modification system subunit M — MSATSDIVQKLWSLCHVLRDDGITYLQYVTELTYLLFLKMMQETGNEGQLPEGYRWGDLTSKDGVEQLTFYRAALLHLGSEESAQRVQAIFANAQTAVKQPRILKKLVQSIDELDWYSAKEEGLGDLYEGLLEKNASEKKSGAGQYFTPRPLIDCMVALMQPQPGELIQDPAAGTGGFLISADRCIKQRTDDLFDLSEAEQVFQRQQAFYGIELVQDAHRLLLMNMMLHGIEGAVTLGDTLAPDGQRLAKADVILTNPPFGTKKGGGMPTRDDFTYPTSNKQLAFLQHIYRSLKPGGRAAVVLPDNVLFEDGQGRSIRADLMDKCNLHTILRLPTGIFYAQGVKTNVLFFQRGKTEKGNTQAVWIYDMRTNMPSFGKRIPLTREHFVEFEQCYGDDPNGLSARVDLGEEGRFRCFTREQITKRNENLDISWLRDESLQSGDDLPEPEAIAAEIMEKLRIATKEMEALMVLLEGEEAAEATSASVGMPTLE; from the coding sequence ATGAGCGCAACGAGTGATATTGTCCAAAAGCTGTGGAGTTTGTGTCATGTCCTGCGGGACGATGGCATCACTTATTTGCAGTATGTAACTGAGCTAACCTACCTGTTGTTTCTGAAGATGATGCAGGAGACAGGGAATGAAGGGCAGTTACCGGAGGGCTATCGCTGGGGCGATTTAACTAGCAAGGATGGGGTGGAGCAACTGACGTTTTATCGGGCGGCGTTGCTGCATTTGGGGTCGGAGGAGTCGGCGCAGCGAGTGCAGGCGATTTTTGCCAATGCTCAGACAGCGGTGAAGCAACCTCGCATCCTGAAGAAGCTGGTGCAGAGCATTGATGAGCTGGACTGGTACTCTGCCAAGGAAGAGGGTTTGGGCGACCTGTATGAGGGGTTGCTGGAGAAGAATGCCAGTGAGAAGAAGTCGGGGGCAGGGCAGTATTTTACGCCGCGTCCGTTGATTGATTGCATGGTGGCGCTGATGCAGCCGCAGCCCGGGGAACTAATTCAAGACCCCGCAGCGGGGACAGGTGGATTTTTGATTTCGGCAGATCGCTGCATCAAGCAGCGCACGGATGACTTGTTTGACTTGAGTGAAGCAGAGCAGGTATTTCAGAGACAGCAAGCGTTTTATGGTATTGAGCTGGTGCAGGATGCTCACCGCTTGTTGCTGATGAATATGATGCTGCACGGAATTGAGGGGGCAGTGACGCTGGGAGATACGCTGGCACCCGATGGGCAACGGTTGGCGAAGGCTGATGTGATTTTGACCAATCCGCCGTTTGGCACCAAGAAGGGCGGGGGAATGCCGACGCGGGATGACTTTACTTATCCCACTTCCAACAAGCAGTTGGCGTTTTTGCAACACATCTATCGATCGCTCAAGCCAGGGGGACGGGCAGCGGTGGTGTTGCCAGATAACGTGCTGTTTGAGGATGGTCAGGGGCGATCGATTCGGGCAGATTTGATGGACAAGTGCAATCTGCATACGATTCTGCGATTGCCGACGGGAATTTTTTACGCGCAGGGGGTGAAAACCAATGTGCTGTTCTTCCAACGGGGCAAGACAGAAAAGGGCAACACCCAGGCGGTCTGGATTTACGATATGCGAACCAATATGCCCAGCTTTGGCAAGCGCATTCCTCTAACTCGTGAGCATTTTGTGGAGTTTGAGCAGTGCTATGGAGATGATCCGAACGGCCTGAGTGCGCGGGTGGATCTGGGTGAAGAGGGGCGGTTCCGTTGCTTTACGCGAGAGCAGATCACGAAGCGCAATGAAAACCTCGATATTTCCTGGCTTCGGGATGAGAGTTTGCAGTCGGGGGATGACCTACCAGAACCAGAGGCGATCGCGGCTGAGATTATGGAGAAGCTGCGGATTGCCACGAAGGAGATGGAAGCCCTGATGGTGTTGCTGGAAGGCGAAGAAGCAGCAGAGGCAACCAGTGCTTCGGTCGGGATGCCAACTCTAGAATAA
- a CDS encoding pentapeptide repeat-containing protein, producing the protein MENSDWGEWDESQWRNQEAENFKHLLEILDRGTDFWNKWRQQNPRITCDLHGATFKNKDLSKVNFADVNLSSSDFTNACLREANLKNADLSYANLTNADITNANLDGAKLYQVTMPNKVVHGELLNSTLEIHLQHCIPCLNDLRVWYFRARETGRNQDYLDNIQLFAQEFKKKTPNAEQDPTIRNSEMALSTIDIEHLREDEANYKKLLSQAVKDAKSILDYRGKDTKTNNEKIREYSFIQGSYRLRYFYHKATLEIAEKEKILLCYQLSGQSQLGVQRIHNRLAAFLNHEAKHFKPGLNQSSNTNLSQTSLKRT; encoded by the coding sequence ATGGAAAATAGTGACTGGGGAGAATGGGATGAATCGCAATGGAGAAATCAAGAAGCTGAAAACTTCAAACATCTGCTAGAGATTCTGGATAGGGGCACAGATTTTTGGAATAAGTGGAGACAGCAAAATCCTCGTATAACTTGTGACCTTCACGGAGCAACATTTAAGAATAAAGATTTAAGCAAAGTTAATTTTGCAGATGTAAATTTAAGTTCTTCAGATTTCACAAATGCCTGCCTTAGAGAGGCTAATCTAAAAAATGCAGACCTAAGCTATGCTAATTTAACAAATGCTGATATTACTAATGCCAATCTTGATGGTGCTAAGTTATATCAAGTAACTATGCCCAATAAAGTAGTTCATGGAGAATTACTTAACTCAACCCTTGAAATCCATCTTCAGCATTGTATTCCTTGTCTCAACGACTTACGAGTTTGGTACTTTAGAGCTAGAGAAACAGGACGAAACCAAGATTATCTTGACAATATTCAATTGTTTGCACAAGAGTTCAAGAAAAAAACTCCCAATGCAGAACAAGATCCAACAATCCGCAATTCTGAAATGGCTCTATCCACAATTGATATAGAGCATTTAAGAGAAGATGAGGCTAACTATAAAAAATTACTTTCTCAAGCCGTTAAGGACGCTAAGTCTATTCTTGACTATCGCGGGAAAGATACAAAGACTAATAATGAGAAAATTAGAGAATATAGTTTTATTCAGGGGAGTTATAGGCTCCGTTACTTCTATCACAAAGCAACGCTAGAAATTGCGGAAAAGGAAAAAATTCTACTCTGTTATCAGCTATCTGGACAATCGCAGTTAGGTGTACAGCGTATTCACAATCGGCTTGCAGCCTTCCTAAACCATGAAGCTAAACACTTCAAACCTGGATTAAACCAATCTTCAAATACCAATTTGAGCCAGACAAGCTTGAAAAGGACTTAG
- the hsdR gene encoding type I restriction-modification system endonuclease, whose translation MLVSLNFAFLEVHDPQLVRLGALAERYFATDSNTCLIKLRQFGELLAQLAAAKVGLYKSADERQIDLLRRLRDRNLLKGDVDKLFHELRMAGNEATHGLAGNQRQALSCLKYARYLAVWFHKVFTKNPNFDPGPFIPPPDPAVETLELKAELEQLREEVRNTLSTAEAAQALADAEAQRRLVAEELAQEVTTKNQELLDNLAQIQAAAVSQSQPVIQAAIAQAQDTLVDLDERETRRLIDAQLRAAGWEVDSELLTYQKGTRPQKGKNLAIAEWPTKSGPADYVLFVGLQAVATVEAKRQGLDVPGKLDQAQRYSRDYQVQGEETLPGGPWSDYKIPFAFATNGREFLEQIRTKSGVWFRDLRRPENIRRPLRNWYTPQGLSEMLTQDHAQAHQRLAQEGFNYGLRLRDYQIKAIRAVEAALAKDERKLLVAMATGTGKTKTCIALVYRLLKTRRFRRVLFLVDRTALGEQTTNAFKDSRMESLQTFADIFEIKELKDTAPDTETKVHIATVQSFVKRILYPSDEAAVPTVDQYDCIVVDECHRGYLLDRELSDSELEFRDYSDYISKYRRVLEQFDAVKIGLTATPALHTTEIFGDPVYTYSYREAVIDNYLIDHEPPFQIKTKLSESGMVWDAGEQMEFFNPQTGQLDLVHAPDEVRLEVEQFNRRVVTEEFNRVVCEAIAQHIDPSLPEKTLIFCATDNHADIVVDQLKQAIAQQYGSVEDEAIAKITGSVDKPLQLIRQFRNEVNPKIAVTVELLTTGIDVPSICNLVFIRRVKSRILYEQMLGRATRLCTFDDGSQKQAFRIFDAVNLYEAIAPVSTMKPVVVNPNISFTQLIDELEAVTEPAAVEGILDQLLAKLQRKRQHLSDRNREQLEAIAGMTMGDLVPHLKQSDSAQVREWFRQRKVIAEILDRRDGGMAPILISRHADELLSIERGYGNAERPQDYLDSFKAFLVENLNEIPALMVVTQRPRELTRAQLKELKLLLDAKGYSETTLQVAWRDATNEDTAASIIGFIRQAALGDALIPYSDRVDRAIKQILASRAWTPPQRKWLERIGKQLKAETIVDREALDQGEFRTQGGGFERLNKTFNGQLEAILSKVGDYLWQEVSSF comes from the coding sequence ATGCTGGTCTCGCTCAACTTTGCCTTTCTAGAAGTCCATGATCCGCAGCTCGTTCGGCTGGGTGCTTTAGCTGAACGGTATTTTGCCACCGATTCCAATACCTGCTTGATTAAACTGCGGCAGTTTGGCGAATTGCTGGCTCAGTTAGCAGCAGCAAAAGTGGGGCTTTATAAATCAGCCGATGAGCGGCAGATTGACTTGCTTAGGCGGTTGCGCGATCGCAATCTCCTAAAAGGGGATGTCGATAAATTATTTCACGAGCTACGGATGGCGGGTAATGAAGCAACGCATGGTCTAGCAGGGAACCAGCGGCAGGCGTTGAGCTGCCTGAAATATGCCCGTTACTTAGCGGTTTGGTTCCACAAAGTTTTCACAAAAAATCCCAATTTTGATCCTGGGCCGTTTATTCCACCCCCAGACCCAGCAGTAGAGACGCTAGAACTCAAAGCAGAATTAGAACAGCTGCGGGAGGAAGTTCGGAACACGCTATCAACCGCAGAGGCAGCCCAAGCGCTGGCTGATGCCGAGGCGCAACGACGATTGGTTGCTGAAGAACTAGCGCAAGAGGTGACCACTAAGAATCAGGAACTGCTGGACAATCTAGCCCAGATTCAGGCAGCCGCAGTCAGCCAATCTCAACCTGTGATTCAAGCAGCGATCGCCCAGGCTCAAGATACATTAGTCGATCTGGATGAGCGTGAAACCCGCAGGTTAATTGATGCCCAATTGCGAGCAGCAGGATGGGAGGTTGATTCGGAGCTACTAACCTACCAGAAGGGGACTCGACCTCAGAAAGGCAAGAATTTAGCGATCGCAGAATGGCCAACGAAGAGTGGACCTGCGGATTATGTGTTGTTCGTTGGGTTGCAAGCAGTTGCAACGGTAGAGGCTAAGCGGCAAGGGCTTGATGTACCTGGGAAGCTGGATCAAGCGCAGCGTTATAGCCGAGATTACCAAGTGCAAGGCGAGGAAACTTTACCGGGTGGGCCTTGGAGTGACTACAAAATTCCATTTGCCTTTGCCACTAATGGTCGAGAGTTCCTCGAACAGATCCGGACTAAGAGTGGGGTCTGGTTTCGGGACTTGCGCCGTCCTGAGAACATACGCCGACCTCTACGGAACTGGTACACTCCTCAGGGTTTAAGTGAAATGCTGACCCAAGATCATGCACAGGCTCACCAGCGACTGGCGCAGGAAGGCTTCAATTACGGATTGAGGCTGCGGGACTATCAGATTAAGGCGATTCGGGCTGTAGAAGCAGCTTTGGCCAAGGATGAACGGAAGTTACTGGTGGCAATGGCAACGGGTACAGGTAAAACCAAAACCTGTATTGCGCTGGTTTATCGGCTGCTGAAAACAAGGCGCTTCCGGCGGGTGCTGTTCTTGGTCGATCGCACGGCGTTGGGGGAGCAAACGACGAATGCGTTTAAGGACTCTCGTATGGAGAGTTTGCAGACCTTTGCCGACATTTTTGAGATTAAAGAGCTGAAAGACACGGCACCAGATACAGAAACCAAGGTGCATATTGCCACGGTTCAAAGCTTCGTGAAGCGGATTCTGTACCCAAGTGATGAAGCAGCTGTACCGACTGTGGATCAGTATGACTGCATCGTCGTGGATGAATGCCACCGGGGCTATTTGCTTGATCGCGAGCTGAGCGATTCGGAGTTGGAATTTCGTGACTATAGCGACTACATCTCCAAGTATCGACGGGTGTTGGAGCAGTTTGATGCGGTCAAGATTGGGTTGACAGCCACTCCAGCACTGCACACTACCGAAATTTTTGGAGACCCAGTCTATACCTACAGCTATCGAGAAGCAGTAATCGACAACTACTTGATCGACCATGAGCCGCCCTTTCAAATCAAAACCAAGCTCTCAGAATCAGGCATGGTGTGGGATGCGGGTGAGCAAATGGAGTTCTTTAACCCTCAAACGGGTCAGTTGGACTTGGTTCACGCACCGGATGAAGTGCGGTTGGAGGTAGAGCAGTTCAATAGGCGGGTGGTGACGGAGGAGTTTAATCGCGTTGTTTGTGAGGCGATCGCCCAGCACATCGATCCCTCGTTGCCAGAAAAGACGCTAATTTTTTGTGCCACTGACAACCATGCCGATATTGTGGTGGATCAACTGAAGCAGGCAATCGCTCAGCAGTATGGCAGTGTCGAGGATGAGGCGATCGCCAAGATTACCGGGAGTGTGGACAAGCCGTTGCAGTTGATTCGGCAGTTTCGCAATGAGGTGAACCCGAAGATCGCAGTGACCGTGGAGCTGTTGACGACAGGAATTGATGTGCCGTCGATCTGCAATTTGGTGTTTATTCGCCGAGTCAAGTCGCGGATTCTCTATGAGCAGATGTTGGGGCGGGCAACTCGGCTTTGCACCTTTGATGATGGCAGTCAAAAACAGGCGTTTCGCATTTTTGATGCGGTGAATTTGTACGAAGCGATCGCCCCGGTTTCGACGATGAAGCCAGTAGTGGTCAATCCCAACATTTCATTTACGCAATTGATTGATGAACTGGAAGCTGTGACAGAGCCAGCAGCCGTTGAGGGAATTCTGGATCAGCTTTTGGCGAAGTTGCAGCGCAAACGGCAGCATTTGAGCGATCGCAACCGGGAGCAGCTTGAGGCGATCGCTGGGATGACAATGGGTGATTTGGTACCGCATTTGAAGCAGAGTGATTCAGCACAGGTACGAGAGTGGTTTCGACAGCGAAAAGTGATCGCGGAGATTTTGGATCGACGAGATGGTGGAATGGCTCCGATTTTGATTTCCCGCCATGCAGACGAGCTACTCAGCATCGAGCGAGGTTATGGCAATGCGGAACGCCCTCAAGACTATTTGGACAGCTTCAAAGCCTTTTTAGTAGAGAATTTGAATGAGATTCCAGCGCTGATGGTGGTGACACAACGACCGCGAGAACTGACCAGGGCACAGCTAAAGGAGCTAAAGCTGTTACTGGATGCCAAGGGTTACTCAGAAACTACGCTCCAAGTAGCTTGGCGAGATGCAACGAACGAAGATACTGCCGCCTCAATCATTGGCTTTATCCGGCAGGCGGCTTTAGGTGATGCGTTGATTCCTTACAGCGATCGCGTGGATCGAGCGATTAAGCAAATTTTGGCAAGTCGGGCTTGGACACCGCCACAGCGGAAATGGCTGGAGCGGATTGGTAAGCAATTGAAGGCAGAAACGATTGTCGATCGCGAGGCTTTAGATCAGGGCGAGTTTAGAACTCAAGGTGGGGGGTTTGAGCGCCTAAACAAAACTTTCAATGGTCAGCTAGAGGCGATCTTGAGCAAGGTTGGTGATTACCTTTGGCAAGAAGTTAGTTCATTTTAA